TGATCTGGAGGGGCTCAAGGGGTTTGTCGCCCGCGTGGGCACCGTAGGCTTGTACAAGCATGGGAACGTCCTCGATGGATCTGTCGGACAGCCATCTTCCCGCTCCGAACCTGCATTCCGTTAGCGCATTCCTATCGAATACTTGCCTGATCCTGTGCGTCAGCGCCGTGCAGAAAGTTGCTGCGGAGCCAGGAACGCATCGTGGAAGTAATTGCGCAAGGCCTGCATCGCCGGGCTGAATTCGCGCTCGCGGTGCCAGGCCAGGCCAACGCTCATCGGGGTCACCTTGTCGGTGATGGTCACGGTCTCGATGCGCTTGCCTTCCAGCGACCAGGGGCGGTGCACCAGGTCCGAGAGAATCGCCACGCCGCTGCCATTGGCGACCATGCTGCGCACGGCTTCTACAGAACTGGTGCGTACCCGCACGTTGGGTTGCTGGCGGGCGTTCTCCCAATAACGCATGGCACTTTGTTCCGCTTCATCCACGGTCAGCAGGATGTAGGGTTCCAGCGCGACATCCGCGAGGCTGACGGCCGAGCGCTCACAGAGTGGATGGTGGCTGGGCAGCCATAGACGACGTTCGGAGTTGAACAGGGTTTCCGAAACGATGTCGGGGTGCGTGAGGTTCGCGGTAAGCACCACCGCCATATCGAATTTGCCTTCCAGCAATCCCTGTTCGATGGCCTGCCGTTCCTGCTCGTGGACTTCGATGGCGACGTCCGGGTGCCAGTGCTCCAGCCGTTGCAGATGATGCGGCAGAAAATAGCCGATCACCGTGTAGCTCGCGGCCAGGCGAATCAGGCCGCTGGCGCGAATGTCGGGTAGCGGGCTGTTCAGCGCGTCGTCGACGCTGCGCAAAATCACATAGGCGCGGTTCAGGAAGTGCCGACCGGCATCCGTCAGACTCATGCCTTGTGCCGAGCGCTGGAACAGCAACGTGCCGAGCATGCCTTCCAGTTCCTTGATCGCCGTGGTCACCGCCGACTGGGAAATATTCAAATGAATCGCTGCCTGGGATATCTGCCCGATCTCGGCGGTGGCAACGAAATAGCGAATCTGACGCAAGGTCAACGACATGGGTGTTCCTGTTTTTAAGGTATCTGTTTTTCAGAAGATACCCTATCTGTTAATAGATCTTCCCAAGGGGTTGGCGGGAATTTAACGTGGCCTGCATGAAGTCACAAGGGTCAGGAGCAAGGGTTATGCAGGCAGTAGATTTCAACTCGGACATGGGCGAAGGCTTCGGCCCGTGGACAATCGGCGATGGTGTCGACAACGAACTGATGGCGTTCATCAGTTCCGCCAACATCGCCACCGGTTTCCATGCCGGCGATCCCGGCACCATGCGTCGCACCGTCGAGCTGGCCAAGCGTCTGAAGGTCGGCATCGGTGCGCATCCGGGGTTTCGCGATCTGGTGGGTTTCGGTCGCCGACACATCAATGCACCGGCTCAGGAACTGGTCGACGACATCCTTTATCAACTGGGCGCACTGCGCGAACTGGCGCGGGTGCAGGGCGTGACGCTGCAACACGTCAAGCCTCACGGCGCGCTGTACATGCATCTGGCCCGGGACGAAGAAGCCGCGCGTCTGCTGGTGGAAAACCTGCAACGGCTGGAACCCGATCTGTTGCTGTATTGCATGCCCGATTCGGTCATCTGGCGTGTCGCCAAAGAACTCGGCCAACCGGTCGTTCGCGAGTTCTATGCAGATCGCGAATACGACTTGAGCGGCTCCATCGTCTTCACCCGCAATGTTCGCGCCTACGATCCGGGGTTTGTCGCCGCCCGTGTGTTGCGCGCTTGCCAGGAGGGCGTGGTGCGCACCGTCGAGGGTGAGGATCTGCCGATCGAGTTCGATTCCATCTGTCTGCACAGCGATACGCCGGGTGCTCTGGCGCTGGTCGAGGCTACCCGCAATGCGCTTGATGCCGCCGGGATCGTGGTGCGCCGACCCCGCTGAATAAAAACGAAACACCCGGCACACAGACGCCGGGGTTCGAACATTTTTTGCCTGCCTTTCTACAACTATTCCAAGAGGAACAGACATGGCCGAACACACTGTCATTACCCCGTTACCCGGGACTTTCTACCGAAAGGCCACGCCGGATTCGGCGAATTACGTCGAGGTCGGCGATCCAGTCAGCGCCGACACGGTGATTGGCCTGATCGAAGTCATGAAGCAGTTTTCCGAACTGACCGCCGGGACGGCGGGGCGCCTCAGTGCCTTTCAGGTTGAAGACGGTGATCCGGTGGAGCCGGGTCAGGTCGTCGCTACGCTTGATAGCGAGTGAGGGCGTGAACATGACTCAACCTATTCGTAAATTGCTGGTCGCCAACCGTGGCGAAATCGCCGTGCGGATTATCCGTGCGGCCAAGGC
This genomic window from Pseudomonas kribbensis contains:
- a CDS encoding LysR family transcriptional regulator, producing MSLTLRQIRYFVATAEIGQISQAAIHLNISQSAVTTAIKELEGMLGTLLFQRSAQGMSLTDAGRHFLNRAYVILRSVDDALNSPLPDIRASGLIRLAASYTVIGYFLPHHLQRLEHWHPDVAIEVHEQERQAIEQGLLEGKFDMAVVLTANLTHPDIVSETLFNSERRLWLPSHHPLCERSAVSLADVALEPYILLTVDEAEQSAMRYWENARQQPNVRVRTSSVEAVRSMVANGSGVAILSDLVHRPWSLEGKRIETVTITDKVTPMSVGLAWHREREFSPAMQALRNYFHDAFLAPQQLSARR
- a CDS encoding 5-oxoprolinase subunit PxpA; translation: MQAVDFNSDMGEGFGPWTIGDGVDNELMAFISSANIATGFHAGDPGTMRRTVELAKRLKVGIGAHPGFRDLVGFGRRHINAPAQELVDDILYQLGALRELARVQGVTLQHVKPHGALYMHLARDEEAARLLVENLQRLEPDLLLYCMPDSVIWRVAKELGQPVVREFYADREYDLSGSIVFTRNVRAYDPGFVAARVLRACQEGVVRTVEGEDLPIEFDSICLHSDTPGALALVEATRNALDAAGIVVRRPR
- a CDS encoding acetyl-CoA carboxylase; the protein is MAEHTVITPLPGTFYRKATPDSANYVEVGDPVSADTVIGLIEVMKQFSELTAGTAGRLSAFQVEDGDPVEPGQVVATLDSE